One window of Paenibacillus sp. FSL K6-3182 genomic DNA carries:
- a CDS encoding DinB family protein, translating to MIKTKLALQRFEETAAHYIHELDQFSLEQLRQKQSENEWSIGQMFQHLISSALYMQLRNLDQCLMPSQDPTVPGTEKTEVGAAIFSQGSFPPTRIHVPPSPQYTPEQPESKEQLIQGLHTVIQRMKDIEPTLEKVSKKHTVSHPRFGGLCAEEWFLLVEMHYRHHLLQLDRLKQELVREAT from the coding sequence ATGATTAAAACAAAGCTAGCATTACAACGATTTGAGGAAACTGCGGCACATTATATTCATGAACTGGATCAATTCAGTCTGGAGCAGCTGAGGCAAAAGCAAAGTGAAAACGAATGGTCAATCGGTCAGATGTTTCAACATCTCATTAGCTCGGCGCTTTATATGCAGCTTCGTAATCTTGATCAATGCTTAATGCCAAGCCAAGATCCCACGGTTCCTGGAACGGAAAAAACCGAGGTTGGTGCGGCTATATTTTCTCAAGGAAGCTTCCCGCCCACTCGTATTCATGTTCCGCCTTCCCCACAATATACTCCGGAGCAGCCGGAAAGCAAAGAGCAGCTGATTCAAGGCTTACACACTGTCATCCAGAGAATGAAGGACATTGAACCTACCCTTGAAAAAGTGTCCAAAAAACATACAGTGTCCCATCCGAGATTCGGTGGATTGTGTGCGGAGGAGTGGTTTCTGCTTGTTGAAATGCACTACCGTCACCATCTCCTGCAGCTGGACCGCTTAAAGCAAGAGCTGGTACGGGAAGCGACATAA
- a CDS encoding YafY family protein has product MNKTDRLLAIVLELQRNEVLRAEDLAATFETSVRTIYRDIQALSEAGVAVIGAPGQGYSLMEGYFLPPVSFTVEEAVTLLIGTDFIEQWFDVHYGSKSRTSRGKIEAILPEPIRSRASRIRKSFRLLASVEDIARIQEKAYLEAIRRAILEERKIRFRYSKRIAEADGNRQSVRTVAPYGLVLLQGSWVLVAQCELRQNIRHFRLSRMSELIELEDRFMLPADFNLDVYQPPDDRNVRVRICVQPDIADKVRESNNFYIETIEDHTEGLLVTLRVRQPEELLHWVLSWGGGVVVLEPESFRHRVRDELKKTLKRY; this is encoded by the coding sequence ATGAACAAAACGGATCGTTTGTTAGCTATAGTGCTTGAGCTGCAGCGTAACGAAGTGTTACGAGCCGAGGATTTAGCCGCTACATTTGAAACAAGCGTGAGAACCATCTACAGGGATATTCAGGCTTTGAGTGAAGCTGGCGTAGCCGTGATAGGAGCGCCAGGGCAGGGATACTCCCTAATGGAGGGGTATTTCCTGCCGCCAGTCAGTTTCACGGTAGAAGAAGCAGTGACGTTACTCATCGGGACAGATTTTATCGAGCAATGGTTTGATGTTCACTATGGCAGTAAGTCTCGAACTTCAAGAGGAAAGATTGAAGCCATCCTGCCGGAACCGATCCGTAGTAGGGCATCCCGGATTCGCAAGAGCTTTCGTTTGCTTGCTTCCGTTGAAGATATAGCACGAATACAAGAGAAGGCATACTTGGAAGCGATTCGTCGAGCGATTCTGGAGGAAAGAAAAATAAGATTCCGCTATTCCAAAAGAATTGCCGAGGCTGATGGGAACCGCCAAAGTGTTCGTACGGTTGCTCCTTATGGACTTGTCCTTCTTCAAGGGTCATGGGTACTCGTTGCACAGTGCGAATTGCGTCAAAACATCCGTCATTTTCGTTTGTCCCGGATGTCGGAGCTTATCGAGCTGGAAGATAGATTTATGCTGCCAGCAGATTTCAATTTAGATGTATACCAGCCTCCAGACGATCGCAACGTTCGTGTGCGCATATGTGTCCAACCTGACATTGCCGATAAGGTAAGGGAATCGAACAACTTCTATATAGAAACCATAGAGGATCATACCGAAGGGTTGCTGGTGACCTTACGTGTTCGGCAGCCTGAGGAATTGCTGCATTGGGTGCTCAGCTGGGGAGGCGGAGTGGTTGTGCTGGAGCCGGAATCCTTCCGACATCGGGTTAGAGACGAACTGAAAAAAACGTTAAAACGCTACTGA
- a CDS encoding GNAT family N-acetyltransferase, translating to MIELKAASVDDGRDIFDMLVEIGPGENGFVNSSYDIDYSQFPSFIRKNIAISQGIDLLPQHVPQTVFWLFVDSYPVGYGKLRHYLNDNLKISGGHIGYTIRPSKRGKGYGTVMLNELLKNAESMGIKDVMLSCVESNIASRRVIELNNGVLEANEDGKCNYWIHL from the coding sequence ATGATTGAACTAAAAGCAGCAAGCGTAGATGATGGACGTGATATTTTTGACATGTTAGTAGAAATAGGCCCAGGAGAAAATGGGTTTGTGAATAGTTCGTATGATATCGATTATAGTCAATTTCCTTCATTTATTCGAAAAAACATAGCGATCTCGCAAGGTATTGATCTCTTACCCCAGCACGTTCCCCAGACTGTTTTCTGGTTATTCGTTGATTCATATCCCGTAGGCTACGGAAAGCTGAGGCATTATTTGAATGATAATTTAAAAATATCAGGCGGGCATATAGGGTATACGATCAGACCAAGCAAACGCGGAAAAGGCTACGGAACGGTCATGTTAAATGAACTCCTAAAAAACGCAGAAAGCATGGGAATTAAGGATGTTATGCTGTCTTGTGTGGAAAGTAATATCGCTTCTAGAAGAGTCATTGAGTTAAATAATGGTGTACTAGAAGCAAATGAAGATGGGAAATGCAATTACTGGATTCACTTATGA
- a CDS encoding SMI1/KNR4 family protein: protein MIQGGIIKKTITSLKQRLEAGNGLLTLQLREGELYEAKCTFRSPAREEDLMLFQEKLGCKLPQDYLNFLRITNGCSLFDHPEYGGEAYLYGWQDTFGVTYEEPNEGYLKVAYIYQDDIVIHLKAFNEGSDHYLMVKGHIDHFHDARPLHMNFEQWFDRFIICQGEKYWNWPIYNEGNNNRLRD from the coding sequence ATGATTCAAGGAGGTATCATTAAGAAAACCATCACTTCCTTAAAACAAAGATTAGAGGCGGGCAACGGGTTATTAACCTTACAGCTGCGTGAAGGTGAACTATACGAGGCCAAATGTACATTTAGATCCCCTGCACGGGAAGAAGATTTAATGCTTTTTCAGGAAAAACTGGGTTGTAAACTTCCTCAGGATTATTTGAATTTCCTTAGAATAACGAATGGCTGCTCGCTCTTTGACCATCCAGAGTACGGAGGAGAGGCCTACTTATACGGGTGGCAGGATACATTTGGAGTAACGTACGAGGAGCCTAATGAAGGTTATTTGAAAGTAGCTTACATTTATCAGGATGACATTGTTATTCATTTAAAAGCTTTTAACGAAGGCTCAGACCATTACTTAATGGTCAAAGGCCATATTGACCATTTTCATGATGCGAGGCCGCTGCATATGAATTTTGAGCAATGGTTTGATCGTTTTATCATATGTCAGGGTGAGAAGTATTGGAATTGGCCCATTTATAACGAGGGAAATAATAATAGATTAAGAGACTAG
- a CDS encoding serine hydrolase domain-containing protein, protein METNHFQSLNEYVYVIQQSIGATAAATYIIQNDVVVNEWYSGTHEASDASRLVDEKTQFNVASIRKTYLALAVSLLIEQGKIGSVDDEIGQYLNDYKDAARGVTLRDLLTHTHGLIEENGKIAREFPAGYGWAYRNTGIGMLFQIVRHISGQNLSSFMASHVFNQYGLKETGWRTKAAEQLLYNYYDDEDTWVGPNDSDAGDQSNLFVSARDLAMWGHMHLKNGNVNGKQLLPQTVFARATTLHTPLTVPSHLPRNGFIWWLQSDTPLNQIGEHLPSDAYQVLGITGCACLVIPSCDAVVVRMYNQLQDSSGYDYLYDIRKFGNMAYDLLRSYGGAR, encoded by the coding sequence ATGGAAACGAATCATTTTCAAAGCCTGAATGAGTATGTCTATGTTATTCAACAAAGTATCGGCGCCACAGCTGCCGCAACTTATATCATTCAGAACGATGTTGTTGTAAACGAGTGGTATTCCGGTACACATGAAGCATCAGATGCATCGAGACTCGTGGATGAAAAAACGCAGTTCAACGTAGCATCAATCCGTAAAACGTATCTAGCGCTTGCTGTCAGCTTATTAATAGAGCAAGGGAAAATAGGCAGCGTGGATGATGAAATCGGGCAGTATCTCAATGATTATAAAGATGCAGCGCGAGGGGTAACGTTGAGGGACTTGCTTACGCATACCCATGGATTAATCGAAGAGAACGGGAAGATAGCAAGAGAGTTCCCAGCTGGATATGGATGGGCATACCGCAATACGGGAATTGGCATGCTTTTTCAAATAGTTAGGCATATATCGGGGCAAAACTTAAGTTCTTTTATGGCGAGTCATGTATTTAATCAATACGGGTTAAAGGAAACGGGCTGGAGAACAAAAGCAGCTGAGCAACTTTTATATAATTATTACGATGATGAAGATACGTGGGTGGGGCCAAACGATAGTGATGCGGGTGATCAAAGCAATTTGTTCGTTAGTGCGCGCGATCTAGCGATGTGGGGACATATGCATCTTAAAAATGGCAATGTAAATGGAAAACAGTTGCTGCCGCAAACTGTTTTTGCAAGAGCTACTACGCTGCATACGCCGCTCACTGTTCCCTCTCACCTGCCTCGAAATGGTTTTATATGGTGGCTGCAAAGTGATACTCCCTTGAATCAAATTGGCGAGCATCTGCCGAGCGACGCTTATCAAGTTCTTGGAATTACAGGCTGCGCCTGTCTGGTCATTCCGAGCTGCGATGCCGTAGTGGTTCGCATGTATAACCAGCTGCAGGATTCGAGCGGGTATGATTACTTATACGACATTAGAAAGTTTGGAAATATGGCATATGATCTGCTTCGCAGTTATGGAGGTGCTCGATGA
- a CDS encoding phosphotransferase, with amino-acid sequence MLHIPAVHTVFHKETLFEAMALLYDIGTPLKSQFVSNGLNDTYSVDTNTGKFILRIYKHLWRAESDIRFELDLLTYLKNCTLPVSYPIQRRDGEWLTELDAPEGTRYAVLFSYADGAGKLNVDTSQAYGSAIAQLHHAMDFYEQKHERFELDAAHLLDEPLRAMLPFLQHRPNDAAFVQETAGRLKARLAEAANGAYDWGVCHGDLHGWNVFHSDDGSMTHFDFDCCGVGWRSYDLSVYLWDRVHGRSDSESFEDECWDAFLEAYTKERSLSEQDLAMIPVFVAVRQLWLIGLHTGGSAVWGSWQDDGYFDGKLKFLATWIKAHNL; translated from the coding sequence ATGCTGCATATTCCTGCCGTACATACTGTATTTCATAAGGAAACGCTTTTTGAAGCCATGGCCTTATTATATGATATCGGTACACCGCTAAAGAGCCAATTCGTGTCCAATGGCTTGAATGATACCTATTCGGTGGATACGAATACCGGAAAATTTATATTGCGAATTTATAAGCATTTGTGGCGAGCAGAATCCGATATCCGTTTTGAGCTGGATTTGTTAACCTATCTTAAAAACTGCACTTTGCCGGTTTCCTATCCAATCCAAAGACGAGATGGCGAATGGTTAACTGAGCTCGACGCACCGGAAGGCACTCGATATGCTGTGCTATTCTCTTATGCGGATGGTGCCGGGAAACTTAATGTCGATACAAGCCAAGCTTACGGCAGCGCTATAGCGCAGCTTCATCATGCCATGGATTTCTATGAGCAAAAGCATGAACGGTTTGAGCTTGATGCTGCCCATTTGCTCGACGAGCCTCTTCGGGCGATGCTTCCGTTTTTACAGCATCGTCCGAACGATGCAGCATTTGTACAAGAAACAGCCGGCAGGCTGAAAGCTCGCCTTGCAGAAGCCGCGAATGGTGCATATGACTGGGGAGTATGCCACGGGGATCTGCATGGCTGGAACGTCTTTCATTCGGATGACGGCAGCATGACACACTTTGACTTTGACTGCTGCGGCGTAGGCTGGCGCTCGTATGATCTATCCGTTTATTTATGGGATCGCGTCCATGGCAGATCGGATAGTGAGAGCTTTGAGGATGAATGCTGGGATGCTTTTCTGGAAGCCTATACGAAGGAACGCTCACTAAGCGAGCAAGATCTCGCGATGATTCCCGTATTCGTAGCCGTCAGACAGCTTTGGCTGATCGGACTTCATACAGGCGGAAGCGCCGTTTGGGGATCCTGGCAGGATGATGGTTACTTTGACGGGAAGCTAAAATTTTTGGCAACTTGGATAAAGGCGCATAACCTATAA
- a CDS encoding metalloregulator ArsR/SmtB family transcription factor — translation MTEDHADVRQAVKVYKALGEPTRLKIALLLTEEKNLCCSDIGTKLESVAGSTLSHHLKQLTESGLLDLRKDGTYIYYSVNREMARKYAPYLLE, via the coding sequence ATGACAGAAGATCATGCGGACGTACGTCAAGCTGTAAAAGTATATAAGGCGCTCGGCGAGCCTACCCGTCTAAAAATAGCTCTGCTGCTTACTGAGGAGAAAAATTTATGCTGCTCCGATATTGGCACAAAGCTGGAATCTGTAGCCGGCTCTACCCTCTCACATCACTTGAAGCAATTGACGGAAAGCGGGTTGCTAGATCTCCGCAAGGACGGTACGTATATCTACTACAGTGTGAACCGCGAAATGGCTCGCAAGTATGCGCCATATTTGTTGGAGTAA
- a CDS encoding MFS transporter encodes MSNAWKIYMLAIISFLVGTSEFIIAGILDKVADDIGVSVSAAGQLITVFSLAYAIGTPILMAVTARVERRQLLLYSLGVFAIGNLIAVALPGFEFLIVSRVVLALSTGVFVVTALTVASKLAPVDKQGSAIATLVMGFSTALIVGVPLGRVVASVYDWHLIFGAIGLLGLLAMLLILSSIPKTDGEEPVPLRNQLALLKQPKIVTALTVTFLWIGGYSIVYTYISPFLLSVTKLSEQGVSIGLFAFGIASLIGSKFGGYSTDKWGAPRTLVSGMLFHTIALVLLSLAGQSPVIVFPLLMIWAFTAWSSGPTQQYHLMSLAPEASGIMLSLNSSVLQLGMAAGAGLGGVVVEQVSLTSISWIGATGVILAAATAATSFGFSRRARSRRKIAESSLAKTSA; translated from the coding sequence ATGTCTAACGCGTGGAAAATTTACATGCTGGCTATAATTAGCTTTTTGGTTGGAACGTCAGAATTTATTATTGCGGGTATTTTGGATAAGGTCGCCGACGACATAGGTGTATCCGTATCTGCAGCAGGCCAGCTGATTACCGTTTTCTCGCTAGCTTACGCTATTGGCACGCCGATTCTTATGGCAGTTACGGCGCGTGTTGAGCGGCGTCAGCTGCTCCTCTACTCATTAGGTGTATTCGCGATCGGGAATCTTATTGCCGTTGCTTTGCCAGGATTTGAGTTTTTGATCGTGTCCCGTGTTGTCCTCGCGCTCAGCACAGGCGTGTTCGTCGTTACCGCTTTGACCGTCGCTTCTAAGCTTGCACCCGTTGATAAACAGGGCAGTGCCATTGCGACGCTCGTTATGGGCTTTAGCACAGCATTAATCGTGGGTGTCCCTCTAGGCAGGGTAGTCGCATCTGTATACGACTGGCATCTCATCTTCGGAGCAATCGGACTGCTGGGCCTGCTTGCAATGCTCCTCATTTTATCCAGCATTCCAAAAACAGATGGTGAAGAGCCCGTTCCACTTCGCAACCAGCTTGCACTCTTGAAGCAGCCGAAAATTGTAACGGCACTGACGGTCACCTTCTTGTGGATCGGCGGTTATTCCATCGTTTACACTTATATTTCACCATTCCTGCTTAGCGTAACGAAGTTGAGTGAACAGGGCGTGAGCATCGGACTATTTGCATTCGGTATCGCCAGCCTGATCGGGTCTAAATTTGGCGGCTACAGCACCGATAAATGGGGAGCGCCTCGAACATTAGTCAGCGGCATGCTGTTCCATACGATAGCACTTGTCCTACTCTCATTGGCTGGACAGTCTCCGGTTATCGTATTTCCTCTGCTTATGATCTGGGCCTTTACCGCTTGGTCATCCGGTCCAACTCAGCAGTACCATCTGATGTCACTAGCTCCAGAAGCTTCGGGTATAATGCTAAGCTTGAACAGCTCTGTACTTCAGCTGGGCATGGCTGCAGGAGCCGGGCTTGGCGGGGTTGTCGTTGAGCAAGTATCGCTTACCTCTATCAGCTGGATTGGAGCTACAGGCGTCATTCTCGCCGCTGCTACAGCCGCAACCTCCTTCGGGTTCTCCCGCCGCGCAAGATCCCGCCGGAAGATAGCCGAGAGCAGCTTGGCAAAGACCAGTGCTTAA
- the tyrS gene encoding tyrosine--tRNA ligase, with protein MTNEALTINHEDLLADLEYRGLVQQFTNREELHKKLTSERVVLYCGFDPTADSLHIGSLLPILCLRRFQQAGHIPLALVGGGTGLIGDPSGRSTERSLNTADTVSEWTESLKRQLSRFLDFDAADHAAKLVSNYDWIAPLDVITFLRDVGKNFTVNYMLAKDSVDSRLSSGISFTEFSYMILQAYDFHKLHQEHGCSLQIGGSDQWGNITAGLDLIGKMGGGDAYGMTMPLVTKSDGKKFGKSESGAIWLDRSKTSAYQFYQFWINTEDNDTIKFLKYFTFLSRAEIEALETELQSHPEKRVAQRELAREITRLVHGQEALDSAEKITQAFFSGDVNQLSEAELIEALQDMPTTVLTNREEIALMDLLIESGAAPSRRQAKQDITSGSISINGTKNTDVESIIGSEQKLYDKFVVLRRGKKNYFLIRFE; from the coding sequence ATGACAAACGAAGCATTAACCATTAATCATGAAGATCTATTGGCTGATCTAGAATACCGAGGGCTAGTACAGCAATTTACTAACCGCGAGGAATTACATAAGAAGCTTACGAGTGAACGCGTTGTGCTTTATTGCGGATTCGACCCTACAGCGGACAGCCTGCACATCGGCAGCTTGCTTCCGATTTTGTGCTTGCGTCGTTTCCAACAGGCTGGCCATATTCCACTTGCGCTAGTTGGCGGCGGAACAGGCTTAATTGGCGATCCAAGCGGCCGCTCGACGGAACGCTCGCTCAATACAGCGGATACGGTATCCGAGTGGACAGAGAGCTTGAAGCGTCAGCTTTCCCGCTTTCTTGACTTCGATGCTGCGGATCATGCGGCTAAGCTAGTAAGCAACTACGACTGGATTGCGCCGCTGGATGTCATTACTTTTTTACGCGATGTAGGCAAAAACTTTACTGTAAACTACATGCTGGCGAAGGATTCGGTCGATTCCCGTCTTTCATCAGGCATCTCGTTTACCGAGTTCAGCTATATGATTTTGCAAGCCTACGACTTCCATAAGCTGCATCAAGAGCACGGCTGTTCATTGCAAATTGGCGGCAGCGATCAATGGGGCAATATTACAGCAGGCCTTGATCTGATTGGCAAAATGGGCGGTGGCGACGCTTACGGCATGACGATGCCTCTTGTTACCAAAAGCGACGGCAAGAAATTCGGGAAATCCGAATCTGGCGCGATTTGGCTGGATCGCTCGAAGACATCGGCGTACCAGTTCTATCAGTTCTGGATCAATACTGAAGATAACGATACGATTAAATTTTTGAAATATTTCACATTCCTCTCTCGTGCAGAAATCGAAGCTTTGGAGACAGAGCTTCAGTCGCACCCAGAGAAGCGGGTGGCGCAGCGTGAGTTGGCGCGTGAAATTACTCGCCTTGTTCATGGACAAGAAGCGCTCGACAGCGCAGAGAAAATTACGCAGGCATTTTTCTCCGGCGATGTAAATCAACTGAGTGAAGCGGAGCTGATTGAAGCTTTGCAGGACATGCCTACAACGGTGCTTACGAATAGAGAAGAGATTGCGCTTATGGATCTTCTAATCGAATCTGGAGCTGCACCATCTCGCCGCCAAGCGAAACAAGATATTACGAGCGGCTCGATTTCAATTAATGGCACGAAAAACACGGATGTAGAATCCATCATCGGTTCGGAGCAAAAGCTCTATGACAAATTTGTCGTGCTGCGCCGCGGCAAAAAAAATTACTTCTTGATTCGATTTGAATAG
- a CDS encoding glutamine--tRNA ligase/YqeY domain fusion protein yields the protein MSSELEPITDHFLYKIINEDLQAGVFTREMCTRFPPEPNGYLHIGSAYAIHTNYTIAQKYNGRFHLRFDDTNPLKEDIEYVNAIIEDINWLGYRPGSHIYYGSDYSDAIYDAAVALISKGKAYVCELSPEEVTEYRGTLTEPGKDSPYRNRSIDENLEQFAKMKNGDFKAASKVLRAKIDMSAPNINLRDPVIYRIIHAEHYRTGNKWCIYPMYDFAHPIQDAIEGITYSLCSVEFKDHRPLYEWVLKELEFAQPPRQREFGRLNLTGVVTSKRYLRQLVEGGFVDGWDDPRLPTIRGLRRRGFTPESIRNFIDEIGMIRAQNSVDIAMLEHAARQDLKAKVKGVMAVIHPLKVVITNYPEGQTELLSIDNNSENDTLGKRKVTFSRTLFIEKDDFMEQPSKGFHRLAPGAEVRLIGAYFIRCEEVIKDEATGEIIELRCTYDPETKSGTGFTGRKVKGTVHWVSESHAAKVDVHLYDSLLRGNEIPKDTVIAWDSVINPSSLQIVKDCRIEPFEVLPQPEDKFQFVRHGYFCVDKKHTTNTKLVFNRIVPLKDTWKKK from the coding sequence ATGAGCAGCGAATTAGAGCCGATCACGGATCATTTTTTATATAAAATTATTAATGAGGATCTTCAAGCAGGCGTGTTTACACGAGAAATGTGCACGCGGTTTCCGCCTGAGCCTAATGGATACCTTCATATCGGAAGCGCCTATGCCATCCATACAAACTATACGATTGCGCAAAAGTATAATGGGAGGTTTCATTTGCGATTTGACGACACGAATCCTCTGAAGGAGGATATCGAATATGTGAATGCCATTATCGAAGATATCAATTGGCTTGGTTATCGTCCAGGCAGCCATATTTATTATGGTTCGGATTATTCGGATGCGATATATGACGCTGCTGTTGCGCTCATAAGTAAAGGAAAGGCTTATGTTTGTGAATTATCGCCAGAGGAAGTAACGGAATATCGGGGGACGCTTACGGAGCCGGGCAAGGATAGCCCTTACCGAAATCGTTCCATTGATGAAAATTTAGAGCAGTTTGCGAAAATGAAAAACGGTGATTTTAAGGCCGCTTCCAAAGTATTGCGTGCCAAAATCGATATGAGTGCGCCTAATATTAATTTAAGAGATCCCGTTATTTATCGCATTATCCATGCTGAGCATTACCGGACGGGAAATAAGTGGTGCATTTATCCGATGTACGATTTTGCGCATCCGATTCAAGATGCCATCGAGGGCATTACCTACTCGTTATGCTCCGTTGAGTTCAAAGACCATCGTCCTTTGTACGAATGGGTATTGAAGGAGCTGGAATTTGCTCAGCCGCCAAGGCAAAGGGAATTCGGAAGGCTGAATCTAACGGGTGTCGTGACGAGCAAGCGGTATTTGAGACAGCTCGTTGAGGGCGGCTTTGTCGACGGCTGGGATGATCCAAGGCTGCCAACGATCCGTGGACTCAGGCGAAGAGGCTTTACGCCCGAGAGCATTAGAAATTTTATCGATGAGATCGGCATGATTAGAGCGCAAAATTCCGTTGATATCGCGATGCTGGAGCATGCGGCAAGACAGGATTTGAAGGCGAAGGTCAAAGGCGTAATGGCCGTCATCCATCCACTGAAAGTGGTTATTACTAATTATCCGGAGGGCCAAACCGAGCTGTTGTCCATTGATAACAATAGCGAGAACGACACGCTTGGCAAACGCAAGGTCACCTTCTCTAGAACGCTATTTATAGAGAAAGATGATTTTATGGAGCAGCCGTCCAAAGGATTTCACAGATTAGCACCCGGAGCTGAAGTTCGGCTGATCGGTGCCTACTTCATTAGATGTGAGGAAGTCATTAAAGATGAAGCCACAGGTGAGATCATTGAGCTTCGCTGCACTTACGATCCCGAAACGAAAAGCGGAACGGGCTTTACCGGCCGGAAGGTGAAGGGGACGGTCCACTGGGTTTCGGAGAGTCACGCGGCTAAGGTGGATGTCCACCTTTATGATAGTCTGCTGCGGGGTAATGAAATCCCGAAGGATACCGTTATAGCTTGGGACAGCGTCATTAATCCGAGCTCACTGCAAATCGTGAAAGATTGTAGGATTGAGCCTTTTGAGGTTCTTCCGCAGCCAGAGGATAAGTTCCAATTCGTTCGGCATGGTTATTTTTGCGTGGACAAAAAACATACAACGAATACGAAGCTAGTCTTCAATCGCATCGTACCGCTTAAGGATACGTGGAAGAAAAAATAG
- a CDS encoding YnfA family protein, which yields MITGILVFLLAGLAEIGGGYLIWLWLREGKPMYWGMVGGVALALYGVIATFQSFPSFGRVYAAYGGVFIVMAVLWGWLVDKKTPDLYDWIGAAICLVGVSVILWAPRH from the coding sequence ATGATTACAGGAATATTGGTATTTTTATTAGCTGGGTTAGCTGAAATAGGTGGAGGTTACCTGATTTGGTTATGGCTGCGTGAAGGCAAGCCGATGTATTGGGGAATGGTCGGAGGTGTAGCTTTGGCACTATATGGTGTTATTGCTACATTTCAATCCTTCCCCTCGTTCGGAAGAGTCTATGCGGCGTACGGGGGCGTTTTTATAGTGATGGCCGTATTGTGGGGCTGGCTGGTCGATAAAAAAACACCTGATTTATACGACTGGATAGGTGCTGCAATTTGCTTGGTCGGTGTTTCAGTTATACTGTGGGCGCCAAGGCATTAG
- a CDS encoding SRPBCC family protein, producing the protein MMASITQAENGYSVRFERNLKHAVESVWSMLTDNEKLAQWFPELSIADLREGGLIKFDMQNGHFEEMAIIELKALSVLEFTWAEDIVRFELYAEPEGCRLVLIEKLAQITAHTPRDIAGWDVCLDVIEALLDGKTIASRKDVWKMKYDKYVQAFENLPQA; encoded by the coding sequence ATGATGGCATCCATTACCCAAGCTGAGAATGGATATTCGGTCCGTTTCGAGCGCAATTTGAAGCATGCTGTGGAGAGTGTCTGGTCGATGCTGACTGACAACGAGAAGCTCGCCCAGTGGTTCCCCGAACTGAGTATCGCGGACTTGCGTGAAGGCGGATTAATAAAATTTGATATGCAAAATGGACATTTTGAAGAGATGGCCATCATCGAGCTCAAAGCGTTATCGGTTTTGGAGTTTACGTGGGCTGAGGATATCGTTCGTTTTGAATTATATGCAGAGCCAGAGGGCTGCCGCTTGGTTTTAATCGAGAAGCTTGCCCAAATTACAGCGCATACCCCTAGAGATATTGCCGGCTGGGATGTATGTTTGGATGTTATCGAGGCATTGCTGGATGGAAAAACAATTGCCTCTCGCAAGGACGTATGGAAAATGAAATACGATAAGTATGTACAAGCTTTTGAAAATTTGCCTCAGGCTTAG